The Clostridioides difficile genome has a segment encoding these proteins:
- a CDS encoding LysR family transcriptional regulator codes for MNLYHLRYFVTLAHLEHYTKAAEKLSITQPSLSHAISLLESELGVSLFEKEGRNIVLTKYGKIFLKDVEKSLEILDSSVKSLKITGTGEGQIDLAFLRTLGTDFIPDMVHRFLKSNPDKSIDFKFHTGVTTDIIQGLKERKYDIAFCSKLEKEKGIEFIPVAKQDLVLIVPYSHPLATKDTIDLKETIPYPQIVFNQRSGLRYIIDDMFKKINQQPNIVHEVEEDQVIAGLVAKNFGIAVVPNMSMLKFTKVKVIQIVYPSWERNFYLAVIKDRYLPPAIKNFKNFVIKNAQL; via the coding sequence TTGAATTTATATCACTTACGCTATTTTGTTACATTGGCACATTTAGAACACTATACAAAAGCAGCAGAAAAGTTATCTATAACACAACCAAGTTTGAGTCATGCTATTTCTTTGTTAGAAAGTGAACTTGGAGTGTCTCTATTTGAAAAGGAAGGTAGAAATATAGTTTTAACTAAATATGGTAAAATATTTTTAAAAGATGTCGAAAAATCATTAGAAATCTTAGACTCAAGTGTAAAGTCACTAAAGATAACTGGTACTGGTGAAGGCCAAATTGACTTAGCTTTCCTTAGAACACTTGGTACAGACTTTATACCTGATATGGTTCATAGATTCTTAAAATCTAATCCTGATAAATCAATTGACTTTAAATTTCATACAGGTGTAACTACTGATATTATCCAAGGTCTTAAGGAAAGAAAATACGATATTGCTTTTTGCTCAAAACTTGAAAAAGAAAAAGGAATTGAATTTATACCTGTAGCCAAACAAGATTTAGTATTAATTGTACCATATAGCCATCCATTGGCTACAAAAGATACTATAGATTTAAAAGAGACAATACCTTATCCTCAAATAGTATTTAATCAAAGAAGTGGACTTAGATATATAATTGATGATATGTTTAAAAAAATAAATCAACAGCCTAACATAGTTCATGAAGTAGAAGAAGACCAAGTAATTGCTGGATTAGTTGCAAAAAATTTTGGAATTGCTGTAGTACCAAATATGTCTATGCTTAAGTTTACAAAAGTAAAAGTAATTCAAATTGTTTACCCAAGTTGGGAAAGAAATTTTTACTTAGCAGTTATAAAGGATAGATATTTACCTCCTGCAATTAAAAATTTCAAAAATTTTGTCATTAAAAATGCTCAATTATAA
- a CDS encoding MFS transporter yields MNNKKYYPTAIALYFSYFLLGIGISILGQYKPEFASMWGAKTLSDGTLDVSIVLAVIAALGLGRLISYPFAGPISDKYGRKVSGLIGNFLHAIFFIGIVFSPNFYIAYIFAIIGGAANSFLDTCVTPSCMEIFASLGTIANMFTKFTIALAQFLLPFIIGFVAANSISFKVIFIVTAVLIIVDAILIAILPFPPANNVVDNNGKALKPEKMKFTPTSIALVCIGFTCTSTFVLWLNCNQELGKLYGMADPTKIQSFYSMGVICAVLITSVLIKKYVKPIRILVIYPVIASIMLLIVYFVQTPTICMVGGFVIGYSAAGGVLQLTTSTANEMFPTNKGKITSIVMIASSIANYVILNIAGFITKSGGVNGPKYVVLFNIAITFVGILLALFVNMRYEKEKVHDYNM; encoded by the coding sequence ATGAATAATAAAAAATACTATCCTACTGCCATAGCGTTGTATTTTTCATATTTTTTACTTGGTATTGGAATTTCAATCTTAGGACAATATAAACCAGAATTTGCATCTATGTGGGGAGCTAAGACACTATCAGATGGAACCCTTGATGTGAGTATTGTTTTAGCTGTTATTGCTGCATTAGGATTAGGTAGACTTATATCATATCCATTTGCAGGCCCTATTTCAGATAAATATGGGAGAAAGGTAAGTGGGCTTATAGGTAATTTTCTACATGCTATTTTCTTTATTGGAATTGTATTTTCACCAAACTTTTATATAGCTTATATATTTGCAATAATTGGAGGTGCAGCAAACTCATTTTTAGATACTTGTGTAACACCTTCTTGTATGGAGATATTTGCTAGTTTGGGAACAATTGCAAATATGTTTACTAAATTCACAATAGCTTTAGCACAATTTTTACTTCCTTTTATAATTGGATTTGTTGCAGCAAATTCAATATCATTCAAAGTTATTTTTATAGTAACAGCTGTTCTTATTATTGTAGATGCAATTTTAATAGCGATATTACCATTTCCTCCAGCTAATAATGTTGTTGATAATAATGGAAAGGCTCTTAAGCCAGAAAAAATGAAGTTTACACCAACGAGTATAGCTCTTGTCTGTATTGGATTTACATGTACATCTACATTTGTACTATGGTTAAATTGTAATCAAGAATTAGGTAAATTATATGGTATGGCCGACCCTACAAAAATTCAATCTTTTTATTCAATGGGAGTAATCTGTGCAGTATTAATAACTTCTGTACTTATAAAAAAATATGTTAAGCCAATAAGAATACTTGTTATCTATCCTGTAATAGCTTCAATTATGTTATTAATTGTGTATTTTGTTCAGACACCAACTATTTGTATGGTAGGAGGATTTGTAATAGGTTATTCAGCAGCAGGTGGTGTGCTTCAATTGACTACATCGACAGCAAATGAAATGTTTCCAACTAATAAAGGAAAAATAACATCTATAGTTATGATTGCATCTAGTATAGCTAACTATGTTATTTTAAATATAGCCGGATTTATTACAAAGTCTGGTGGAGTAAATGGTCCAAAATACGTTGTATTATTTAATATAGCTATAACTTTTGTTGGAATTTTACTTGCATTGTTTGTAAACATGAGATATGAAAAGGAGAAAGTACATGATTATAATATGTAA
- a CDS encoding DUF3800 domain-containing protein has protein sequence MSEIIKKKYIMFIDESGRADINHEDPFTLTGVIFEYKYAVSQGDYVCSLRKEMDAFKEYCFGTSNIGIHLTDISRKSRAFERFDDSQIKLFYDELPLFLSKLECTIISVTVDKARLKKYYAPSKEPYVVAFIHVLQNFYSFVNNENVESARIVIESRDDVSNLKVQKAFFDVFNNGTIYLDIDEELRDKVKGFIIAKKEDVDYREGLEIADILCNPLSRARRGLIEANPKCMQYGEKNKIFKSVRSKIYTPTSLNDIRNWGFKEVPIVEPVGPWLEKMR, from the coding sequence GTGAGTGAAATTATAAAGAAGAAGTATATAATGTTTATTGATGAAAGTGGGAGAGCTGATATAAATCATGAGGACCCATTTACATTAACAGGAGTAATTTTTGAATATAAATATGCAGTGAGTCAAGGCGATTATGTCTGTTCTTTAAGGAAAGAAATGGATGCATTCAAAGAATATTGTTTTGGAACTAGTAATATAGGAATACACTTGACTGATATATCGAGAAAGTCAAGAGCATTTGAAAGGTTTGATGATTCACAAATTAAGTTATTTTATGATGAATTACCTTTATTTCTATCTAAACTAGAGTGTACCATAATATCAGTGACAGTAGATAAGGCTAGATTAAAAAAATATTATGCACCTTCAAAGGAACCTTATGTTGTGGCTTTTATACATGTACTTCAAAATTTCTATTCGTTTGTAAATAATGAAAATGTGGAGTCTGCTAGAATTGTTATTGAATCAAGAGATGATGTTTCAAATTTAAAAGTACAAAAAGCATTTTTTGATGTTTTTAATAATGGAACAATATACTTAGATATAGATGAAGAGTTAAGAGATAAGGTAAAAGGTTTTATAATTGCAAAAAAAGAAGATGTAGATTATAGAGAAGGTTTAGAAATAGCTGATATTCTATGTAATCCTCTTAGTAGAGCTAGAAGAGGATTAATAGAAGCAAATCCAAAATGTATGCAATATGGAGAAAAAAATAAAATATTTAAATCTGTAAGAAGTAAAATATACACTCCAACTAGTTTAAATGACATAAGAAACTGGGGTTTTAAAGAAGTTCCAATTGTAGAGCCTGTCGGACCATGGCTTGAAAAAATGAGATAG
- a CDS encoding NAD(P)/FAD-dependent oxidoreductase: MKINSMFTPIKIGSMTVPNRFVVPPMGNNFANTDGTLSETSKAYYLERALGGFGLITIESSVVDKKAKGGPRKPCLYDDSTIDSFKNVIDACHNAGSKVSIQLQHAGSEGNEKIAGYPLKAASAIPASNGRNTPLAITTEEIYELIESYGDAALRAKKAGVDAVEVHCAHGYLVSSFISPRTNKRVDEFGGCFENRMRLPRLIIENIRKKVGNSIAILCRINSTDDILGGIDVHDSSVIAAYLEDCGVDGLHVSRSIHIHDEYMWAPTVLHAGFSADLVTEIKKSVSIPVITVGRYTEPQFAELMVRQGRCDLVAFGRQSLADPGMPNKAKNGKLDEMIPCIACLQGCVPNMFQGKPIACLANPILGHESELKPAETTKEVLVVGGGVGGMLAAWVCAERGHKVTLVEKSEMLGGQMRLAAYPPGKGDITNLVRSYISKCNQYGVKIHTNTEVTVEFIKEKSPDAVIVATGATPLVLPIPGINESGLIHAVDLLDGKESCGKKVLVVGGGMVGCEVAAFLGEQEHDVTVIELREEVGADVISEHRKFLMDDFESYNIHTVTGAKVAKFYNDGVDYSLADGTEDNLNGFDSVVLAMGSRNYDPLSEEVKKFVTETYIVGDAVKARRALDATKEAFEVALNI; encoded by the coding sequence ATGAAGATTAATTCTATGTTTACACCTATAAAAATTGGTTCTATGACAGTTCCAAATCGTTTTGTAGTTCCTCCTATGGGAAATAATTTTGCAAACACAGATGGGACTTTAAGTGAAACTTCTAAAGCTTATTATCTTGAACGTGCTTTAGGTGGTTTTGGATTAATAACTATAGAATCGAGTGTTGTAGATAAGAAAGCAAAAGGAGGGCCTCGTAAACCTTGTTTGTATGATGATAGTACAATAGATAGTTTTAAAAATGTAATAGATGCCTGTCATAATGCTGGTTCAAAAGTATCTATACAATTACAACATGCTGGTTCTGAGGGAAATGAAAAAATTGCAGGGTATCCTTTAAAAGCTGCTTCTGCAATACCTGCATCAAATGGGCGTAACACACCATTAGCAATAACAACTGAAGAAATATATGAACTTATAGAATCTTATGGAGATGCAGCATTACGTGCAAAAAAAGCTGGTGTGGATGCTGTTGAAGTTCACTGTGCTCATGGATATTTAGTTAGTAGTTTTATATCACCAAGAACAAATAAGCGTGTAGATGAATTTGGTGGATGTTTTGAAAATAGAATGAGATTACCTCGCCTTATAATTGAAAATATACGTAAAAAAGTAGGAAATTCTATAGCAATACTATGTCGTATAAATAGTACAGATGATATTTTGGGTGGAATTGATGTACATGATAGCTCAGTAATCGCAGCCTATTTAGAGGACTGTGGAGTGGATGGACTTCATGTTTCACGTAGTATACATATACATGATGAATATATGTGGGCTCCTACAGTTCTTCATGCTGGATTTAGTGCAGATTTAGTTACAGAAATAAAAAAATCTGTGAGTATACCAGTAATAACTGTTGGCCGCTATACAGAGCCACAATTTGCTGAATTGATGGTTCGTCAAGGCAGATGTGATTTAGTGGCATTTGGTAGACAAAGTTTAGCTGACCCAGGCATGCCTAACAAAGCTAAAAATGGTAAGTTAGATGAGATGATACCATGTATTGCATGTCTACAAGGCTGTGTACCAAATATGTTCCAAGGTAAGCCTATAGCTTGTCTTGCAAATCCAATATTAGGTCATGAATCTGAACTTAAACCAGCTGAAACTACAAAAGAAGTTCTTGTTGTTGGTGGCGGTGTTGGAGGTATGCTTGCAGCGTGGGTATGTGCTGAGAGAGGGCATAAGGTAACTCTAGTTGAAAAATCTGAAATGCTTGGTGGGCAAATGCGTTTAGCTGCATATCCTCCAGGTAAAGGAGATATTACTAATTTAGTTCGTAGTTATATTTCAAAATGTAATCAATATGGTGTAAAAATACACACTAATACAGAAGTTACAGTAGAATTTATAAAAGAGAAATCACCTGATGCAGTTATTGTAGCTACTGGAGCAACTCCACTTGTACTTCCTATACCAGGAATTAATGAATCAGGATTAATACATGCAGTTGATCTTCTTGATGGAAAAGAATCTTGTGGAAAGAAAGTTCTTGTTGTTGGTGGTGGAATGGTTGGTTGTGAAGTGGCAGCCTTCCTTGGTGAACAAGAACATGATGTTACAGTTATTGAATTAAGAGAAGAAGTTGGTGCAGATGTAATTTCTGAACATCGTAAATTCCTTATGGATGATTTTGAAAGTTACAATATACATACTGTTACTGGTGCTAAAGTTGCTAAGTTCTATAATGATGGAGTTGACTATTCACTTGCAGATGGAACAGAAGATAATTTAAATGGATTTGATTCAGTAGTACTTGCTATGGGTTCTCGTAATTATGACCCATTAAGCGAAGAAGTAAAGAAATTTGTTACTGAAACTTATATTGTTGGGGATGCAGTAAAGGCTCGTAGAGCATTGGATGCAACAAAAGAAGCTTTTGAAGTAGCATTAAATATATAG
- the aroE gene encoding shikimate dehydrogenase produces the protein MEISGRTGLFALIGTPVGHSKSPIMYNYSFEKLDLDYRYLAFDITVDKVKDALSAIKTFNIKGANVTMPCKTAVTEYMDELSPAARIIGACNTIVNEGGKLVGHITDGVGYVRNLKENGVEVKGKKLTIMGAGGAATAIQVQCALDGAREISIFNAKDDFYKRAEQTIENIKKEVPECIVNLYDLADTEKLYEEVSSSDILTNATLIGMKPHDNETNIKDVSVLRKELVVTDVVYNPKKTKMIEDAEANGCKAIGGLGMLLYQGAEAFNLYTGLEMPVEEIKELYFK, from the coding sequence ATGGAAATTTCAGGTAGAACAGGTTTATTTGCATTAATAGGTACACCAGTGGGGCATTCTAAGTCACCAATAATGTATAATTATAGTTTTGAAAAATTAGATTTAGATTATAGATACTTAGCTTTTGATATTACTGTGGACAAGGTAAAAGATGCACTTTCAGCTATAAAGACGTTCAACATAAAAGGAGCAAATGTAACAATGCCATGTAAAACTGCTGTTACAGAATATATGGATGAACTTTCTCCAGCAGCTCGTATAATTGGAGCGTGTAATACAATTGTAAATGAGGGTGGAAAGTTAGTTGGACATATAACAGATGGTGTTGGTTATGTTCGTAATCTAAAAGAAAATGGAGTAGAAGTAAAGGGTAAAAAACTTACGATTATGGGTGCTGGTGGTGCAGCAACTGCTATACAAGTACAATGTGCACTAGATGGAGCAAGAGAAATATCTATTTTCAATGCTAAGGATGATTTTTATAAAAGAGCGGAGCAAACAATTGAAAATATAAAGAAAGAAGTACCAGAATGTATTGTTAATTTATATGATTTAGCAGATACAGAAAAACTTTATGAAGAGGTATCATCAAGTGATATTTTGACAAATGCAACTCTTATTGGGATGAAACCTCATGATAATGAAACTAATATAAAAGATGTTAGTGTCTTGAGAAAAGAATTAGTAGTAACAGATGTTGTTTATAATCCAAAGAAAACAAAAATGATTGAAGATGCTGAGGCTAATGGTTGTAAGGCTATTGGTGGATTAGGAATGTTATTATATCAAGGAGCTGAGGCTTTTAATCTATATACTGGACTAGAAATGCCTGTAGAAGAAATTAAAGAATTATACTTTAAATAG
- a CDS encoding sugar phosphate isomerase/epimerase, whose product MNKQKNINIPITISSYTLGTEVSFRDRVRIAKEAGFNGIGLRAENYVDAKNAGVTDEEMLSILDEYNMKVTEVEYITQWGTEEDRTEAQQEKEKNVYHMARLFNVKHINCGLLEMIPEEQIIIALGELCDRAGELIIGLEFMPYSGVPDLATAWRVVKGCNRKNAMLILDTWHWARAKQTVDDLAPVPAEKIVSIQVCDVLETPYEKLRDESLHDRVAPGEGYGNTEDFVKIIKEHNISPEVIGVEVISDSLVDKGLSTAAETVFKATKKVLDKAWPEVSPK is encoded by the coding sequence ATGAATAAGCAAAAAAATATTAACATTCCAATTACTATTAGTTCTTATACATTAGGTACAGAAGTTTCATTTCGTGACAGAGTTCGCATTGCAAAAGAAGCTGGATTTAATGGTATTGGATTACGTGCTGAAAATTATGTGGATGCAAAAAATGCTGGAGTTACAGACGAAGAAATGCTTTCAATTCTTGATGAATATAATATGAAAGTTACAGAAGTAGAATATATAACTCAATGGGGAACTGAAGAAGATAGAACAGAAGCACAACAAGAAAAAGAAAAAAATGTTTATCATATGGCTCGTTTATTTAATGTTAAACACATAAACTGTGGTCTATTAGAAATGATACCAGAAGAACAAATTATAATTGCATTAGGAGAATTATGTGATAGAGCAGGAGAACTTATCATAGGTCTTGAGTTTATGCCATATAGTGGTGTGCCAGACTTAGCTACTGCATGGCGTGTTGTAAAAGGATGTAACCGTAAAAATGCAATGCTTATATTAGATACATGGCACTGGGCTAGAGCAAAACAAACAGTAGATGACCTTGCACCTGTTCCAGCAGAGAAGATAGTATCAATTCAAGTTTGTGATGTTTTAGAGACACCTTATGAAAAACTTAGAGATGAATCACTACATGACCGTGTAGCTCCAGGTGAAGGATATGGAAATACAGAAGATTTTGTAAAAATAATCAAAGAACATAATATATCACCAGAAGTTATAGGTGTTGAAGTAATATCTGATTCTTTAGTAGATAAAGGATTATCAACTGCAGCTGAGACTGTATTTAAGGCAACTAAAAAAGTTTTAGATAAAGCATGGCCAGAAGTATCTCCAAAATAA
- a CDS encoding chorismate mutase — protein MENIKEIREKIDLYDDKLIDLLEKRMECIKDIIDIKKEKGLPILQPDYENKKEVALIEKLKGHKFENEIIDIFRYVVKNSKKIQAKNLFSYNIMLVGFMGVGKSTVSAYLSHLLEMEQVETDAYIVEHQGMSISEIFEKRGEEYFRNLESQVLISFQQREGLVVSCGGGIVLRDKNVEYMKKSGRIVLLTASPETILQRVKHSDERPILNNNMNVEFISDLMKKREAKYMASADITVNTDNKTIKEICEELVVKLTELDK, from the coding sequence ATGGAAAATATAAAAGAAATAAGAGAAAAAATAGATTTATATGATGATAAGCTTATTGATTTACTTGAAAAAAGAATGGAATGTATAAAAGATATTATTGATATTAAAAAGGAAAAAGGTCTTCCTATTTTACAGCCAGATTATGAAAATAAAAAAGAAGTAGCATTGATTGAGAAGCTAAAAGGCCATAAGTTTGAAAATGAAATTATAGATATTTTTAGATATGTAGTTAAAAATAGCAAGAAAATACAAGCTAAAAATTTATTCTCTTATAATATAATGCTTGTTGGGTTTATGGGGGTAGGAAAAAGCACTGTATCAGCATACTTGAGTCATCTACTGGAGATGGAACAAGTAGAAACAGATGCATATATAGTTGAACATCAAGGAATGAGTATTTCGGAAATATTTGAAAAACGAGGCGAAGAATACTTTAGAAATCTTGAAAGTCAAGTATTAATAAGTTTCCAACAAAGAGAAGGACTTGTTGTTTCCTGTGGGGGAGGAATTGTACTTAGAGATAAAAATGTAGAATATATGAAAAAAAGTGGAAGAATTGTTTTATTAACAGCAAGCCCAGAAACTATTCTTCAACGTGTTAAACATAGTGATGAAAGACCAATACTTAATAATAATATGAATGTTGAATTTATATCTGATTTGATGAAAAAACGAGAAGCAAAATATATGGCATCAGCAGATATTACTGTAAACACAGATAATAAAACAATAAAAGAAATTTGTGAAGAGTTAGTCGTAAAGTTAACAGAACTTGATAAATAA
- a CDS encoding cell wall-binding repeat-containing protein produces MKKSLKKYLVLAMTLVLVFACGVPESSAASKHVIIVNSRKNTLGYFVNSKLVKEFKVATGKKGSETPTGKTKVVNKIKNRPYYKGNIPGGSPKNPLGDRWMGLALKGTYGDTYGIHGNNNESSIGKHISGGCIRMHNKEVRWLFDQVPVGSDVIIDYSNDSYTKIAAKYKINLNQTGWKTENGKKYYVKSDGTYQKNSWLKVNGKMYYFDASGVMQTGWKTINNNKYYLGTDGARVSGWKVIDGKTYYFNSDGVMQTGWQEKDGKKYYLGTDGLAVVGWQEIDGNKYYFDKTGVMQTGWQQLEGKSYYLDKDGKMLTGTQKIDGKDYTFNEDGTINPTWNTIIGANRFDTAKEISSVGNWKASGSDTVVLVNGNAIADGITATPLASSYNSTILLTNTDKLAAQTIEEMNSLAPKTVILIGGENAISSKLEQEIKTTFNVETKRISGQDRYQTAIKIAEELGNREEIKTAYMVSGSGEADALSVASKAGEEKQPIILVKKDGITEESYTWLTERKLENAYFIGGPNAINDSAIAKMNEITTEDVSGNRIYGNDRLDTNAKVIEKFYGDTDLQSVLVSKSDALVDALSAGPLAAKLHSPIVLMDNSGLSSEQNRVLANKKVETPYQIGGGVSYIGMDKLIDILGK; encoded by the coding sequence GTGAAAAAAAGTCTAAAAAAGTATTTAGTACTAGCAATGACTTTAGTTTTAGTATTTGCATGTGGCGTACCAGAATCAAGTGCTGCTAGTAAACATGTAATTATAGTAAACTCAAGAAAAAATACTCTAGGATATTTTGTAAATAGCAAGCTTGTAAAAGAATTTAAAGTTGCAACAGGGAAAAAAGGTTCAGAGACACCAACGGGGAAAACTAAAGTAGTTAACAAGATAAAAAATAGACCATATTATAAAGGAAATATACCTGGAGGAAGCCCAAAAAATCCATTAGGAGATAGATGGATGGGATTAGCACTAAAAGGAACTTATGGAGATACATATGGAATACATGGAAATAACAATGAAAGTTCTATAGGAAAGCACATTTCTGGTGGATGTATAAGAATGCACAATAAAGAAGTTAGATGGTTATTTGACCAAGTTCCAGTGGGTTCAGATGTAATTATAGATTATAGTAATGACAGTTATACTAAAATAGCAGCAAAATATAAGATAAATTTAAACCAAACAGGATGGAAGACAGAAAATGGTAAGAAGTATTATGTGAAATCTGATGGTACATACCAAAAAAATAGTTGGCTAAAAGTAAATGGAAAAATGTATTATTTTGATGCTTCAGGAGTAATGCAAACAGGATGGAAGACAATTAATAATAACAAATATTACTTAGGAACTGATGGAGCAAGAGTGTCTGGATGGAAGGTAATTGATGGAAAAACTTATTACTTTAATTCAGATGGAGTAATGCAAACAGGATGGCAAGAAAAAGATGGCAAGAAGTATTACCTAGGAACTGATGGCTTAGCAGTTGTAGGATGGCAAGAAATAGATGGTAATAAGTATTATTTTGATAAAACAGGAGTAATGCAAACAGGATGGCAACAATTAGAAGGTAAATCTTACTATTTAGACAAAGATGGAAAAATGTTAACAGGAACTCAGAAAATAGATGGAAAAGACTATACTTTCAATGAAGATGGAACAATAAACCCTACATGGAATACAATCATAGGGGCAAATAGATTTGATACAGCTAAAGAGATAAGTTCAGTTGGAAATTGGAAGGCCTCTGGTTCAGATACTGTTGTACTAGTAAATGGTAATGCAATAGCAGATGGAATAACAGCTACTCCTTTGGCAAGTAGCTATAATTCAACAATACTTCTTACTAATACAGATAAATTAGCAGCTCAAACTATTGAAGAAATGAATTCATTAGCACCTAAAACAGTAATTTTGATAGGTGGAGAAAATGCAATAAGCTCTAAATTAGAACAAGAAATAAAAACTACTTTCAATGTAGAGACAAAGAGAATATCAGGTCAAGATAGATATCAAACTGCTATAAAAATAGCTGAAGAACTTGGAAACAGAGAAGAAATAAAGACAGCTTATATGGTTTCTGGAAGTGGAGAAGCAGATGCTCTGTCTGTAGCTTCTAAGGCTGGAGAAGAAAAACAACCTATAATATTAGTTAAGAAAGATGGAATTACAGAAGAGTCTTATACGTGGCTAACAGAAAGAAAATTAGAAAATGCATATTTTATAGGTGGACCAAATGCAATCAATGATTCAGCAATAGCTAAGATGAATGAAATAACTACTGAAGATGTTTCAGGAAATAGAATATATGGAAATGACAGATTAGATACTAATGCTAAAGTTATAGAAAAATTCTATGGTGATACTGATTTACAATCTGTATTAGTTAGTAAATCAGATGCTTTAGTAGATGCTTTATCAGCTGGACCATTAGCTGCAAAATTACACTCACCAATAGTTTTAATGGATAATTCAGGATTATCATCAGAACAAAATAGAGTACTTGCAAATAAAAAAGTTGAAACTCCTTATCAAATTGGAGGAGGAGTATCTTATATAGGCATGGATAAATTAATAGATATTCTTGGTAAATAA